The Geodermatophilaceae bacterium NBWT11 genome has a segment encoding these proteins:
- a CDS encoding DUF721 domain-containing protein: protein MLGRVTEPGRPARPSDIARAALDAARAASAARPKPTRRRVAGPRRSWTGAHPGADDPQTLGALVDSLVSHQDWSERTKVGSVFGRWDALVGADIAAHCSPQSLSEGELTVVAESTAWATQLRMMAPTILAKLHGGLGGGVGGDVVTRLRVVGPTAPSWKKGPRTVRGRGPRDTYG from the coding sequence ATGCTGGGACGCGTGACTGAGCCCGGACGCCCCGCCCGGCCCAGCGACATCGCCCGCGCAGCCCTGGACGCCGCCCGGGCCGCCTCGGCCGCCCGGCCCAAGCCCACCCGGCGCCGGGTCGCCGGGCCGCGGAGGTCCTGGACCGGGGCGCACCCCGGCGCCGACGACCCGCAGACGCTGGGGGCGCTGGTCGACTCCCTGGTCAGCCACCAGGACTGGAGCGAGCGCACGAAGGTCGGCTCGGTCTTCGGCCGGTGGGACGCCCTGGTCGGGGCCGACATCGCCGCGCACTGCAGCCCGCAGTCGCTGAGCGAGGGCGAGCTGACCGTGGTCGCGGAGTCCACAGCCTGGGCGACCCAGCTGCGGATGATGGCCCCGACGATCCTGGCCAAGCTGCACGGGGGGTTGGGCGGCGGCGTCGGTGGGGACGTCGTGACCCGGTTGCGCGTTGTCGGTCCGACGGCGCCCAGCTGGAAGAAGGGCCCGCGGACCGTGCGTGGCCGCGGCCCGCGCGACACCTACGGCTGA